In one Gracilinanus agilis isolate LMUSP501 chromosome 6, AgileGrace, whole genome shotgun sequence genomic region, the following are encoded:
- the BRSK2 gene encoding serine/threonine-protein kinase BRSK2: protein MMEPVGDATKDLEGFNKPPKKLPSKEWVSGFGPRITCVPVLTSTFEGSVFPDLELQSTGSSKALVVPQDRVIETLDPKALVSAKPDATIKGLVRYTVSGQFLSAGRHVEQEKMIYFLLLDRKERYPSHEDEDLPPRNEIDPPRKRVDSPMLNRHGKRRPERKSMEVLSVTDGGSPVPARRAIEMAQHGQRTLTLRGSSSGRVAQGLPSPRVTPHPSPRGSPLPTPKGTPVHTPKESPAGTPNPTPPSSPSIGGMPWRTRLNSIKNSFLGSPRFHRRKLQVPTPEEMSNLTPESSPELAKKSWFGNFINLEKEEQIFVVIKDKPLSSIKADIVHAFLSIPSLSHSVISQTSFRAEYKSTGGPAVFQKPVKFQVDITYTEGGEAQKENGIYSVTFTLLSGPSRRFKRVVETIQAQLLSTHDQPSVQQLSETPHSAPGLSWGAVFKGQKVATSYESSL, encoded by the exons ATGATGGAGCCAGTTGGTGATGCTACTAAAGACCTAGAAGGTTTCAATAAGCCCCCCAAGAAACTCCCTAGCAAAGAG TGGGTCTCAGGCTTTGGCCCCCGGATCACCTGTGTTCCTGTGCTGACTTCCACCTTCGAGGGTTCCGTTTTTCCGGATCTTGAGCTTCAGAGCACTGGATCTTCAAAGGCCCTTGTAGTGCCTCAGGACAGAGTGATAGAGACCTTGGACCCCAAAGCCCTGGTATCTGCCAAGCCAGATGCCACC ATAAAGGGGCTCGTACGTTATACAGTTTCTGGGCAGTTCTTGTCAGCTGGGAGGCACGTCGAG caagaaaaaatgatctattttcttctccttgaCCGTAAAGAAAGGTATCCCAGCCACGAGGACGAGGACCTCCCCCCAAGGAATGAAATAG accCTCCCCGGAAGCGTGTCGACTCTCCAATGTTAAACAGACACGGGAAACGGAGACCCGAGAGGAAGTCCATGGAGGTCCTCAGCGTGACGGATGGCGGCTCCCCTGTCCCTGCCCGCCGAGCCATTGAGATGGCCCAGCACGGCCAGAG GACATTGACTCTGAGGGGTTCTTCCTCGGGCAGAGTGGCCCAGGGCCTTCCCTCCCCA AGG GTGACCCCTCACCCCTCTCCGAGGGGcagtcccctccccacccccaagggAACGCCCGTGCACACGCCAAAGGAGAGCCCGGCGGGCACGCCCAACCCCACCCCGCCGTCCAGCCCCAGCATCGGAGGGATGCCCTGGAGGACGCGCCTCAACTCCATCAAGAACAGCTTCCTGGGCTCTCCGCGATTCCACCGACGGAAACTGCAGG TACCTACACCGGAGGAGATGTCCAACCTGACCCCAGAATCATCCCCAGA GCTCGCCAAAAAGTCCTGGTTTGGTAACTTTATCAACCTGGAGAAAGAAGAGCAGATCTTTGTGGTCATCAAAGACAAGCCACTCAGCTCCATCAAGGCCGACATCGTGCATGCCTTCCTCTCG ATTCCCAGCCTCAGCCACAGCGTCATCTCTCAGACAAGCTTCCGCGCAGAGTACAAGTCCACAGGAGGGCCAGCCGTCTTCCAGAAACCGGTCAAGTTCCAGGTGGACATCACGTACACCGAAGGGGGCGAGGCCCAGAAGGAGAACGGCATCTACTCAGTCACTTTCACACTTTTGTCAG GTCCAAGCCGTCGCTTTAAGAGGGTGGTGGAGACCATTCAGGCCCAGTTGTTAAGCACACACGACCAGCCATCCGTCCAGCAATTATCAG AAACCCCCCATTCAGCTCCAGGACTAAGCTGGGGAGCTGTGTTTAAGGGCCAGAAGGTGGCCACCAGCTACGAGAGTAGCCTCTGA